One genomic segment of Pandoraea thiooxydans includes these proteins:
- a CDS encoding type II secretion system F family protein: MPETHPLKQFSWIGRDAAGQVAQGRIEAAGEAAARVLLRQRGIQAITLQPPRAAREARQSRVRRREIAFFTRQLGTLLKAGIPLLPALRVIGRGHDNPGFTRLIGQIHDDIASGCGLADAFLRHPKHFDALYCHMLAAGEHGGILDDMLEQLAIYQEKSLALRGKLRAAATYPAAVLLLAVGITVAMLLWVIPAFEDMFSSFGADLPALTKTLIAASHGLANNSLWLGGGVLGLVAGVSIGWRRYASLRRIADHIWLRAPLFGPIVRRAILARWCRTVATLFASGVPLVDALGATSGVCGNIIYADATRRIQTAIQSGTSLTRAMTDSTCFSPLVLQMAAIGEESGTLDRMLIKVADILEDEVNRAVASMSTLIEPIIIVTLGVLIGGMVIAMYLPIFKLGQVV; encoded by the coding sequence ATGCCTGAGACTCATCCGCTCAAGCAATTTTCCTGGATCGGGCGTGACGCCGCCGGGCAAGTCGCGCAAGGTCGAATCGAAGCGGCCGGGGAGGCCGCAGCGCGGGTATTGCTGCGCCAGCGTGGCATTCAGGCGATTACGCTGCAGCCGCCGCGAGCGGCGCGCGAGGCACGGCAATCGCGCGTGCGCCGCCGCGAAATCGCATTCTTCACACGCCAGTTGGGAACGCTGCTCAAAGCCGGCATTCCACTGTTGCCCGCGCTACGCGTCATCGGTCGGGGCCACGACAATCCGGGCTTCACCCGCCTGATCGGCCAAATTCACGACGACATCGCAAGCGGTTGCGGCCTGGCCGATGCCTTCTTGCGGCACCCAAAACATTTCGACGCACTGTATTGCCACATGCTGGCCGCTGGCGAGCATGGCGGCATTCTCGACGACATGCTCGAGCAATTGGCGATCTACCAGGAGAAAAGCCTGGCGCTGCGCGGCAAACTGCGCGCGGCCGCGACCTACCCCGCCGCCGTGCTGCTGCTGGCTGTCGGCATCACGGTCGCCATGTTGCTGTGGGTCATCCCGGCCTTCGAAGATATGTTCTCCAGCTTCGGGGCCGATCTGCCGGCCTTGACCAAAACCCTCATTGCAGCATCGCATGGGCTCGCCAACAACTCGCTCTGGCTCGGCGGCGGCGTCCTTGGACTCGTTGCAGGAGTGTCGATCGGCTGGCGCCGCTACGCTTCGTTGCGCCGGATCGCCGACCACATCTGGCTTCGCGCCCCATTGTTCGGCCCGATTGTGCGACGGGCGATATTGGCGCGCTGGTGCCGTACCGTTGCAACGTTGTTTGCATCCGGTGTACCGCTGGTCGACGCGCTCGGAGCGACCAGCGGTGTCTGCGGCAACATAATTTATGCCGATGCCACCCGACGAATTCAAACGGCCATTCAGAGTGGCACCTCGCTGACCCGCGCCATGACCGATAGCACCTGCTTTTCCCCGCTCGTATTGCAAATGGCCGCAATCGGCGAGGAATCGGGTACACTCGACCGCATGCTGATCAAGGTCGCGGACATCCTGGAAGATGAAGTCAACCGTGCCGTTGCGTCCATGTCCACCCTCATCGAGCCGATCATCATCGTGACGCTCGGCGTGCTGATCGGCGGCATGGTGATCGCCATGTACCTCCCCATCTTCAAACTTGGCCAAGTCGTGTGA
- a CDS encoding prepilin peptidase, whose translation MLHEIVEPVLIDRLSTLPPPWRYGLFGLAGLLIGSFLNVIIHRLPRMLERAWQAEFEELGGGTPGRVPVHTETPYNLWRPGSSCPACGHRLRPWENIPLVSFIVLRGRCSACRQAITLRYPVVELLSAALSVLVAWQLGATWQSVAALGLTYTLITLAFIDIDTQLLPDCLTLPLLWAGLLCNLAGLFVPLRDAVLGAIGGYLSLWMVYWAFRLLRGKEGMGYGDFKLLAALGAWLGWAVLPQIVLISSISGAAVGIAAVLTGRQARHEPIPFGPFLAAAGITTLLTGNLAWRWLTI comes from the coding sequence ATGCTCCACGAGATCGTTGAACCCGTCCTGATCGACCGGTTGTCGACGCTGCCGCCGCCCTGGCGTTATGGCCTGTTCGGATTGGCCGGACTGCTGATCGGCAGTTTTCTGAACGTCATCATTCATCGCCTGCCGCGCATGCTCGAGCGTGCCTGGCAGGCCGAATTCGAGGAACTCGGCGGCGGCACGCCCGGGCGCGTGCCGGTTCACACCGAAACGCCCTACAACCTGTGGCGCCCAGGTTCGTCCTGCCCCGCCTGCGGTCATCGGTTGCGGCCGTGGGAAAACATCCCGCTGGTCAGCTTCATTGTTCTGCGCGGCCGCTGCAGCGCCTGCCGGCAAGCGATTACCTTGCGTTATCCAGTGGTCGAATTGCTCAGCGCCGCCCTCAGCGTGCTGGTTGCGTGGCAGTTGGGGGCTACCTGGCAGAGCGTAGCCGCGCTTGGGCTGACCTATACACTGATCACCCTGGCCTTTATCGATATCGACACGCAACTGCTGCCCGATTGCCTGACGCTGCCGCTGCTATGGGCCGGCTTGCTCTGCAATCTGGCCGGACTGTTCGTTCCGCTGCGAGATGCGGTACTCGGCGCGATCGGAGGTTATCTGAGTTTGTGGATGGTCTATTGGGCATTCCGCCTGTTGCGTGGCAAGGAAGGCATGGGGTACGGTGATTTCAAGCTGCTCGCGGCACTGGGCGCCTGGCTCGGTTGGGCCGTGCTGCCCCAGATCGTGCTGATATCCTCGATCTCGGGCGCCGCGGTTGGCATCGCCGCGGTACTGACAGGACGCCAGGCGAGGCACGAACCCATACCGTTCGGGCCGTTTCTGGCCGCCGCGGGAATTACCACGCTGCTGACAGGCAACCTGGCCTGGCGCTGGCTGACAATCTAG